One genomic window of Corallococcus silvisoli includes the following:
- a CDS encoding energy transducer TonB, which yields MRGKPLFISLALHALAVALIFWLSRTPTQHRAIAVAVVEGAKKKPEPKPEEPPKPPPPPPAPRPRRPEPAPEVAAAAPPPPASAPAPAPRPAALSTGLTLGNDGGGQGGGIAVGGLTRGPTTRGDEPAPSKQPIARREPVKPPPPPDEDPCTEAPTKPVPLVRTPDIEYTAQARADGVEGRLVLSVIISADGSVARVDVVSTVEAALDAAAVAAVKLWRFKPSTACGKPVTGGVFTLARRFELGD from the coding sequence ATGCGCGGTAAGCCCCTTTTCATCTCCCTGGCGCTCCATGCGCTGGCGGTGGCGCTCATCTTCTGGTTGTCACGCACCCCTACGCAGCACCGCGCCATCGCCGTCGCGGTGGTGGAGGGGGCCAAGAAGAAGCCGGAGCCCAAGCCCGAGGAACCGCCGAAGCCCCCACCGCCGCCGCCGGCGCCCCGCCCGCGCCGTCCGGAGCCGGCGCCCGAGGTGGCCGCCGCGGCCCCGCCGCCTCCCGCGTCCGCCCCCGCGCCGGCCCCCCGGCCCGCGGCCCTCTCCACCGGCCTGACGCTGGGCAACGACGGTGGCGGCCAGGGCGGCGGCATCGCCGTGGGCGGGCTGACGCGTGGCCCGACGACTCGCGGCGACGAGCCCGCTCCCTCGAAGCAGCCCATCGCGCGCCGCGAGCCGGTGAAGCCCCCGCCGCCACCGGACGAGGACCCCTGCACGGAGGCGCCCACCAAGCCGGTGCCGCTCGTGCGCACGCCGGACATTGAGTACACCGCCCAGGCGCGCGCCGACGGCGTGGAGGGCCGCCTGGTGCTCTCCGTCATCATCTCCGCGGACGGCAGCGTCGCGAGGGTGGACGTGGTGAGCACCGTGGAGGCGGCCCTGGACGCCGCCGCGGTGGCCGCGGTGAAGCTGTGGCGCTTCAAGCCCTCCACCGCCTGCGGAAAACCCGTGACCGGCGGCGTCTTCACGCTCGCCCGGCGCTTCGAACTCGGAGACTAA
- a CDS encoding ExbD/TolR family protein has protein sequence MAGTLGGGGGRRGGTISNINVTPLVDVVLVLLIILMVSSTYIVAQTLKVQLPRASSSDGMAEKPTTVVVQKDGKLLMDEQPAEESLVRERLTAAVKANPDMNLVVSADKDTPHGAVVHIIDLAKVTGITHFAINVQAD, from the coding sequence ATGGCTGGCACGCTCGGAGGAGGCGGGGGCCGCCGCGGCGGCACGATCTCCAACATCAACGTCACGCCCCTGGTCGACGTGGTGCTGGTGCTGCTCATCATCCTGATGGTGTCCTCGACGTACATCGTGGCGCAGACGCTCAAGGTGCAGCTGCCGCGCGCCTCCAGCTCGGACGGCATGGCGGAGAAGCCCACCACGGTGGTGGTCCAGAAGGACGGCAAGCTGCTGATGGACGAGCAGCCGGCGGAGGAGTCCCTCGTGCGCGAGCGCCTGACGGCCGCGGTGAAGGCAAACCCGGACATGAACCTGGTGGTGAGCGCGGACAAGGACACGCCGCATGGCGCGGTGGTGCACATCATCGACCTGGCGAAGGTGACCGGCATCACCCACTTCGCCATCAACGTGCAGGCCGACTGA
- a CDS encoding MotA/TolQ/ExbB proton channel family protein, with protein MMLEKMHGAVQMGSTAVLWLLIALSVMSVGVVVDRIVYFHKRRVDPRKLGRALVERLRAGDVAGARAVLAHHKSIEAQVLTEALEWYADGADAVAEILGSGLKDRRPQFESGLLFLGTLANNSPFIGLFGTVLGIITAFKELGSAQAGGGGMGNVMGGIAEALIATAVGILVALPAVVAFNYFQKKCNEVEDNVATLGGQLLAHLRSAHPARTTTEAPSNGAAALAARSPVREREVQT; from the coding sequence ATGATGTTGGAGAAGATGCATGGTGCGGTGCAGATGGGCAGCACCGCGGTGCTGTGGCTGTTGATTGCCCTGTCGGTGATGTCGGTGGGCGTGGTGGTGGACCGCATCGTGTATTTCCACAAGCGCCGGGTGGACCCGCGCAAGCTGGGCCGCGCGCTGGTGGAGCGGCTGCGCGCCGGGGACGTGGCGGGCGCGCGCGCGGTGCTCGCCCACCACAAGAGCATCGAGGCGCAGGTGCTGACCGAGGCGCTGGAGTGGTACGCCGACGGCGCGGACGCGGTGGCGGAAATCCTCGGCAGTGGCCTGAAGGACCGGCGGCCGCAGTTCGAGTCCGGACTGCTCTTCCTGGGCACGCTGGCCAACAACTCGCCCTTCATCGGCCTGTTCGGCACGGTGCTCGGCATCATCACCGCCTTCAAGGAACTGGGCAGCGCGCAGGCCGGTGGTGGAGGCATGGGCAACGTCATGGGCGGCATCGCCGAGGCGCTCATCGCCACGGCGGTGGGCATCCTCGTGGCGCTGCCGGCGGTGGTGGCCTTCAACTACTTCCAGAAGAAGTGCAACGAGGTGGAGGACAACGTGGCGACGCTCGGCGGCCAGCTGCTGGCCCACCTGCGCAGCGCGCACCCGGCGCGCACCACGACCGAGGCGCCCTCGAACGGGGCGGCTGCGCTGGCCGCCAGGTCCCCCGTCCGTGAGCGCGAGGTGCAGACGTAA
- a CDS encoding porin family protein codes for MMATASTAWAQTPPEAPGGSGVLSPAGTQESPSIAAPPAGGVGKSAADVRLESLEQSLAAEKSSRDAEVAALKLELERLRPPAPPILPEAKASPVDFRLSGFLQSDGVLMRQSSEDELNPATGEPLNQTRFLIRRARVRAELTAPWISGALELDGNTVKGPAARLQAAEVSLRYQPDADAPPLAMATVGLFKIPWGHEVLESDRVRPFLERSNAASALFPGEYDLGAQLSGGWRFLRYAVGVMNGHPLGEKSFPGRAPLALKDVVGRLGVDTQLERVGVRAGVSYLVGHGFTRGVAATKDQVTWRDINEDGQVQLPEIQIIPGYPAQASQSFSRDAMGADLTVTVPVTERVTLQALGELYWASNLDRGFQVANPVGAGRALREQGYLVGLTAQVGPHLFAGVRYDFYDPDRDASEVRNGTQVVRTNALSTTAVVLGARLAPYGRVMVEYDHNTNALARTTSGAPTTLPDDALTVRGEVVF; via the coding sequence GTGATGGCCACCGCCAGCACCGCGTGGGCCCAGACGCCGCCCGAGGCCCCCGGGGGCAGCGGCGTCCTCTCACCCGCGGGAACCCAGGAGTCCCCGTCCATCGCCGCTCCGCCGGCCGGTGGAGTGGGGAAGAGCGCGGCGGACGTGCGCCTCGAATCCCTCGAGCAGTCGCTCGCCGCCGAGAAGTCCAGCCGGGACGCGGAGGTGGCCGCCCTCAAGCTGGAGCTGGAGCGCCTGCGCCCCCCCGCGCCGCCCATCCTTCCTGAGGCGAAGGCGAGCCCGGTGGACTTCCGGCTCTCCGGCTTCCTCCAGTCCGACGGCGTGCTGATGCGCCAGTCCTCGGAGGACGAGCTGAACCCCGCCACGGGCGAGCCGCTCAACCAGACACGCTTCCTCATCCGCCGCGCCCGCGTGCGCGCCGAGCTCACCGCGCCGTGGATCTCCGGCGCGCTCGAGCTGGATGGCAACACCGTCAAGGGCCCCGCCGCCCGCCTCCAGGCGGCCGAGGTCAGCCTGCGCTACCAGCCGGACGCGGACGCCCCGCCGCTGGCCATGGCCACCGTGGGCCTCTTCAAGATCCCCTGGGGCCACGAAGTGCTGGAGAGCGACCGCGTGCGCCCCTTCCTGGAGCGCAGCAACGCCGCCTCGGCCCTCTTCCCCGGCGAGTATGACCTGGGCGCGCAGCTGTCCGGCGGCTGGCGCTTCCTGCGCTACGCGGTGGGCGTGATGAATGGCCACCCCCTGGGCGAAAAGTCCTTCCCGGGACGCGCCCCGCTGGCCCTCAAGGACGTGGTGGGCCGCCTGGGCGTGGACACCCAGCTGGAGCGCGTCGGGGTGCGGGCCGGCGTCTCGTACCTCGTCGGCCACGGCTTCACCCGGGGCGTCGCCGCCACGAAGGACCAGGTGACCTGGCGCGACATCAACGAGGACGGCCAGGTGCAGCTGCCGGAGATCCAGATCATCCCCGGCTACCCGGCGCAGGCCTCGCAGTCCTTCTCGCGCGACGCGATGGGCGCGGACCTCACGGTGACGGTGCCCGTCACGGAGCGGGTGACGCTGCAGGCCCTGGGCGAGCTGTACTGGGCCTCCAACCTCGACCGCGGCTTCCAGGTGGCGAACCCGGTGGGTGCCGGCCGCGCGCTGCGCGAGCAGGGCTATCTGGTGGGCCTCACCGCGCAGGTGGGCCCCCACCTCTTCGCCGGCGTGCGCTACGACTTCTATGACCCGGACCGCGACGCCAGCGAGGTGCGCAACGGCACGCAGGTGGTGCGCACCAACGCGCTGTCCACCACCGCGGTGGTGCTGGGCGCGCGGCTGGCTCCCTACGGCCGGGTGATGGTGGAGTACGACCACAACACCAACGCGCTGGCACGCACCACGAGCGGGGCCCCCACCACCCTGCCGGATGACGCGCTCACCGTGCGCGGCGAGGTGGTCTTCTGA